Proteins encoded in a region of the Saccharothrix ecbatanensis genome:
- a CDS encoding amidohydrolase, giving the protein MILDLKLVGGRVVTMDPAWPVASVIGVWAGRIVGLDDDVAHLPARRVVDVDGAVVLPGFVDAHNHLAWAGRAARTVDVSSCVSVEQVLDVLRGVHRSSGWVEVAGYDHRALDRPLTSRDLDLIGPRIYVQDLSGHACVVSGDVLAVLPGSALREAQRDASGALTGFLAEGAQTAVRALRLPYSLDDIAADIEAGARQCLREGIVLAAEAGVGGGLIASSPLEIEAYQRASLPIRVQLMVSADRLEPVSAHVSDGIRRAVPLGLRTGLGDDWLSIGALKLWTDGGMMARTAALTWPYEGMDTAGQLQDDPELMHAAIVDGHAAGWQLAVHAIGDRAVDFALDALSEAQHAVPREDARHRIEHCGLVRPEQLDRIAELNVIPVIQPTFLWAYGNDYAEIMGPERAPWMYRGKGFLDRGIVVAGSSDRPVADGNPLRAIQFMVERRSKEGRPIGPDEAVTVEQAIAAYTIGAAYACRREHALGTITPGKLADFAVLDADPLTCDVSDIGDIGVRATVVNGVFAHDPARFAPD; this is encoded by the coding sequence GTGATCCTTGACCTGAAGTTGGTGGGCGGACGGGTCGTGACGATGGACCCGGCCTGGCCGGTGGCGTCGGTGATCGGTGTCTGGGCCGGGAGGATCGTCGGGCTGGACGACGACGTGGCCCACCTGCCCGCGCGACGGGTCGTGGACGTGGACGGCGCGGTGGTGCTGCCGGGGTTCGTCGACGCGCACAACCACCTGGCGTGGGCGGGTCGGGCGGCGCGGACGGTGGACGTCTCGTCGTGCGTGTCCGTCGAGCAGGTCCTGGACGTGCTGCGCGGCGTCCACCGTTCGTCGGGCTGGGTCGAGGTGGCGGGCTACGACCACCGCGCGCTGGACCGGCCGTTGACGTCCCGCGACCTCGACCTGATCGGGCCGCGGATCTACGTGCAGGACCTGTCCGGGCACGCGTGCGTGGTGAGCGGTGACGTGCTCGCGGTTTTGCCGGGTTCGGCGTTGCGCGAGGCACAGCGGGACGCTTCCGGTGCGCTGACCGGGTTCCTGGCGGAGGGCGCGCAGACGGCCGTGCGGGCGTTGCGGCTGCCGTACTCGTTGGACGACATCGCGGCGGACATCGAAGCGGGTGCGCGGCAGTGCCTTCGGGAAGGCATCGTGCTGGCGGCCGAGGCCGGGGTCGGTGGCGGTCTGATCGCGAGCAGCCCGTTGGAGATCGAGGCCTACCAACGCGCCTCGCTGCCGATCCGGGTGCAGCTGATGGTGTCCGCGGACCGGCTGGAACCCGTGTCCGCCCACGTCTCCGACGGCATCCGCCGCGCCGTTCCGCTCGGTCTGCGCACCGGGTTGGGTGACGACTGGCTGTCCATCGGCGCGCTCAAGCTGTGGACCGACGGCGGCATGATGGCCCGGACGGCGGCGCTGACCTGGCCGTACGAGGGGATGGACACCGCCGGTCAACTCCAGGACGACCCGGAGCTGATGCACGCGGCGATCGTGGACGGGCACGCCGCCGGCTGGCAGCTCGCCGTGCACGCGATCGGGGACCGTGCGGTGGACTTCGCGTTGGACGCGTTGTCGGAAGCGCAGCACGCCGTGCCGCGGGAGGACGCGAGGCACCGGATCGAGCACTGCGGGTTGGTGCGGCCGGAGCAGCTGGACCGGATCGCCGAGCTGAACGTGATCCCGGTGATCCAGCCGACGTTCCTGTGGGCGTACGGGAACGACTACGCGGAGATCATGGGGCCCGAGCGCGCGCCGTGGATGTACCGCGGCAAGGGTTTCCTGGACCGGGGGATCGTGGTGGCGGGCAGCTCTGACCGGCCGGTGGCGGACGGGAATCCGTTGCGCGCCATCCAGTTCATGGTCGAGCGGCGGTCGAAGGAAGGGCGGCCCATCGGTCCGGACGAGGCGGTGACGGTGGAGCAGGCGATCGCCGCGTACACGATCGGCGCGGCCTACGCCTGCCGTCGAGAACACGCGCTGGGCACCATCACCCCGGGCAAGCTCGCCGACTTCGCCGTCCTCGACGCGGACCCGCTGACGTGCGACGTGTCCGATATCGGCGACATCGGGGTGCGGGCCACCGTCGTGAACGGCGTCTTCGCCCACGACCCGGCCCGCTTCGCCCCGGACTAG
- a CDS encoding LacI family DNA-binding transcriptional regulator has product MDRPRKPTLDTVAGAVGVSRATVSNAYNRPDQLSAALRERIMATAASLGYAGPDPVARSLATRHSAAVGFMLGQGLSAAFADAALSIVLDGLASTVDVHDHCLVLMPGRDKGGPRPETVARAQADVVVAYSLPDDAPALAAVRARGLPMVVIDQPVLPDTALVEVDDFGGARLAASALWELGHRRFGVMTFALHADGHNGPVSHVRQASTSFRVTRDRLHGYLDVTGADTPVWECAGSSRELGRAGARALLSASPRPTALLCASDELAFGALQAVRDLGLRVPADVSVAGFDDVPAAEHADPPLTTVRQPLAEKGRHAGELALRLLDGGRPGEPTRLAVSLVSRDSTAPPK; this is encoded by the coding sequence GTGGACCGCCCTCGCAAGCCGACGCTCGACACGGTGGCCGGCGCGGTCGGTGTGTCGCGCGCCACGGTGTCCAACGCCTACAACCGGCCGGACCAGCTGTCCGCCGCATTGCGCGAACGGATCATGGCGACCGCGGCGTCCCTCGGGTACGCAGGACCCGATCCGGTGGCGCGCAGCCTGGCCACCCGGCACAGCGCGGCCGTGGGGTTCATGCTCGGGCAAGGGCTGTCGGCCGCCTTCGCCGACGCCGCGCTGTCGATCGTGTTGGACGGGTTGGCGTCGACCGTGGACGTTCACGACCACTGCCTGGTGTTGATGCCCGGGCGGGACAAGGGCGGACCGCGCCCGGAGACGGTGGCGCGGGCGCAGGCGGACGTCGTGGTGGCGTACTCGCTGCCGGACGACGCGCCCGCGTTGGCGGCCGTACGGGCGCGTGGACTGCCGATGGTGGTGATCGACCAGCCCGTGCTGCCGGATACGGCACTGGTCGAGGTGGACGACTTCGGCGGGGCGCGGCTGGCGGCGTCGGCGTTGTGGGAGCTGGGGCACCGGCGGTTCGGGGTGATGACGTTCGCGCTGCACGCCGACGGGCACAACGGGCCGGTGTCGCACGTGCGGCAGGCGTCGACGTCGTTCCGGGTGACGCGGGACCGGTTGCACGGCTACCTGGACGTGACGGGGGCGGACACGCCCGTGTGGGAGTGCGCGGGGAGCAGCCGTGAGCTGGGTCGTGCGGGGGCACGGGCCCTGCTCTCCGCGTCGCCGCGACCGACGGCGTTGCTGTGCGCTTCGGACGAGTTGGCGTTCGGCGCGTTGCAGGCCGTTCGGGACTTGGGGCTGCGGGTGCCGGCCGACGTTTCGGTGGCCGGCTTCGACGACGTGCCCGCTGCCGAACACGCAGACCCACCGTTGACTACTGTGCGTCAACCCCTCGCCGAGAAGGGGCGCCACGCCGGTGAACTCGCGCTGCGCCTGCTCGACGGCGGCAGACCAGGAGAGCCGACAAGACTGGCGGTCTCACTGGTTTCCCGCGACTCGACAGCCCCTCCGAAGTGA
- a CDS encoding MFS transporter translates to MPTPRLAVFAVFLFNGVLFLSWAARMPAVSAQVGATEATLGLALLGASIGLALSAPIAARMCAKVGARKLIIVGVVVTTLVVPGLTLAESPLQLGLILFVLGSASASMDVGMNVAAVAVTRSLERPLMPQFHAGFSVGGLVGSLGAAAAASAGWSLTRHLVTVAVIGAVAMAWVIRAIPGVRGETSDTPTNDRPVLKRPLLWLLAVITFFSAIAEGATSDWSALFFVSERGLSEAAAASAYAGFSIAMAAARMFGEPVQRRLGPYRLLATGAVVAAAGLALAVLFDVPALGFVGFAFVGLGLAFAFPVIMDLAGDAGKRADGTGGEREIGLVTTVAYTGFLIGPPLVGGIAHASSLSVSLGVVACVIALMVPAVLLARRSRAREIKQQEVGSARP, encoded by the coding sequence ATGCCCACGCCTCGCCTCGCCGTCTTCGCGGTCTTCCTGTTCAACGGGGTGCTCTTCTTGTCGTGGGCGGCGCGCATGCCCGCTGTGTCGGCACAGGTCGGCGCCACCGAGGCCACCCTCGGCCTGGCCCTGCTCGGCGCGAGCATCGGCCTGGCGCTGTCCGCTCCGATCGCGGCCCGGATGTGCGCGAAGGTGGGCGCCCGCAAGCTGATCATCGTGGGCGTGGTGGTCACCACCCTGGTCGTGCCGGGCCTCACCCTCGCGGAATCGCCGCTGCAACTCGGCCTGATCCTGTTCGTGCTCGGCTCGGCCAGCGCGTCGATGGACGTGGGCATGAACGTCGCCGCGGTCGCCGTCACGCGGAGCCTGGAACGGCCGCTGATGCCCCAGTTCCACGCGGGCTTCAGCGTGGGCGGACTGGTCGGCTCGCTGGGCGCGGCGGCGGCGGCGAGCGCGGGCTGGAGCCTGACCCGTCACCTGGTGACCGTCGCCGTCATCGGCGCGGTCGCGATGGCATGGGTGATCAGGGCGATCCCGGGCGTGCGGGGCGAGACCTCCGACACCCCGACGAACGACCGTCCGGTGCTCAAGCGGCCGCTGTTGTGGCTGCTCGCGGTGATCACGTTCTTCTCCGCGATCGCGGAGGGCGCGACGTCCGACTGGTCGGCGCTGTTCTTCGTCAGCGAACGGGGTCTGAGCGAGGCCGCCGCCGCGTCGGCGTACGCCGGGTTCTCCATCGCGATGGCCGCCGCCCGCATGTTCGGCGAGCCCGTGCAACGCCGCCTCGGCCCGTACCGGCTGCTCGCGACGGGCGCGGTGGTGGCCGCGGCGGGGTTGGCGCTGGCCGTCCTGTTCGACGTGCCGGCCCTCGGTTTCGTCGGGTTCGCGTTCGTCGGCCTGGGCCTGGCCTTCGCGTTCCCGGTGATCATGGACCTGGCTGGTGACGCGGGCAAGCGAGCCGACGGCACCGGCGGCGAACGCGAGATCGGCCTGGTGACGACGGTCGCCTACACAGGTTTCCTGATCGGCCCGCCGTTGGTCGGCGGCATCGCGCACGCCAGCAGCCTCTCGGTCTCGCTCGGCGTCGTGGCGTGCGTGATCGCCCTGATGGTGCCCGCCGTGCTGCTGGCGCGACGTTCCCGCGCCCGCGAGATCAAGCAGCAGGAAGTCGGCTCAGCGCGGCCTTGA
- a CDS encoding MarR family winged helix-turn-helix transcriptional regulator, translating to MSVRETWSGLRTLHNRINADLERALQRQFHFGMSEFTALCALAEAPDGELRMQELTEVVGLNQSSVSRLVARLEQSGLTSRVTCETDRRGVFSCVTTAGREVYATALPFYERTLATIFDTVEADPELGPLLKKVRE from the coding sequence TTGTCCGTACGTGAGACGTGGTCCGGCCTCCGGACACTGCACAACCGGATCAACGCCGACCTGGAGCGCGCGCTGCAACGGCAGTTCCACTTCGGGATGTCCGAGTTCACGGCGCTGTGCGCGTTGGCCGAGGCGCCGGACGGCGAGTTGCGGATGCAGGAGCTGACCGAGGTCGTCGGGCTGAACCAGAGTTCGGTGAGCCGACTGGTCGCCCGTTTGGAGCAGTCCGGCCTGACCTCGCGCGTGACGTGCGAGACCGATCGGCGGGGCGTGTTCAGCTGCGTCACGACGGCAGGACGCGAGGTGTACGCCACCGCGCTGCCGTTCTACGAGCGCACGCTGGCCACGATCTTCGACACGGTCGAGGCCGACCCCGAGCTCGGACCACTGCTGAAGAAGGTCCGCGAGTAG
- a CDS encoding DUF3558 family protein, giving the protein MTSSRTALVTALALLLSAGCSYSVNGDALPQAGVTPTTSSPTQDAPSDAPKIAKARTVAGVEPCGLLTADDLKAIGPYKKEPARKDDVIQESCQYVLDDGSAKGRTVIAALYQKYEQVRTRQEKGHEVVVEGHSTWVLCEQSGSEMACTATLAVNANRSVLVAMAQPGGVPERMVAAMQPLLKAALSRLPAA; this is encoded by the coding sequence GTGACCAGCTCTCGCACGGCGCTCGTGACGGCCTTGGCCCTGCTCCTGTCGGCGGGGTGCAGCTACTCCGTCAACGGTGACGCGCTGCCCCAGGCCGGGGTCACGCCGACGACGTCCAGCCCGACCCAGGACGCGCCGTCGGACGCGCCGAAGATCGCCAAGGCGCGCACGGTCGCGGGCGTCGAGCCGTGCGGGCTGCTCACCGCGGACGACCTGAAAGCGATCGGGCCGTACAAGAAAGAGCCCGCGCGCAAGGACGACGTGATCCAGGAGTCGTGCCAGTACGTGCTGGACGACGGCTCCGCCAAGGGTCGGACCGTGATCGCCGCGCTCTACCAGAAGTACGAGCAGGTCCGGACGCGGCAGGAGAAGGGCCACGAGGTGGTCGTGGAGGGGCACTCCACGTGGGTGCTGTGCGAGCAGAGCGGCAGCGAGATGGCGTGCACCGCGACCCTGGCGGTGAACGCCAACCGCAGCGTCCTGGTGGCGATGGCCCAGCCCGGTGGCGTCCCCGAGCGGATGGTGGCCGCGATGCAGCCGCTGCTCAAGGCCGCGCTGAGCCGACTTCCTGCTGCTTGA
- a CDS encoding methionyl-tRNA formyltransferase: MRVVMFGYQTWGHRTLQALLDSEHEVALVVTHPKSDHAYERIWSDSVADLAAEHGVETVIRNRPDDDELFQRLKEVQPDVIVATNWRTWIPPHIFALPKHGTLNVHDSLLPTYAGFSPLIWALINDEKEVGVTAHMMDETLDAGDIVLQRAVPVGPRDTTADLFRKTLELFGPITVDGLAEIAKGRTDFTKQDRSKASFFHKRAEEDLRIDWTWTAEELDRLVRAQCAPYPSAFCFHQGKRLEIVEADVSVERYGGTPGRIFYREGDGVAIVAGAEARRGRNHALLVKRVRTEDGTELAASEYFTTMGGYLTSRP; this comes from the coding sequence ATGCGGGTCGTCATGTTCGGCTACCAGACCTGGGGCCACCGGACGCTCCAAGCGCTGCTGGACTCCGAGCACGAGGTCGCACTCGTCGTGACGCACCCCAAGAGCGACCACGCCTACGAGCGCATCTGGAGCGACTCGGTCGCGGACCTGGCCGCCGAGCACGGCGTCGAGACGGTCATCCGCAACCGCCCGGACGACGACGAGCTGTTCCAGCGGCTCAAGGAGGTCCAGCCGGACGTCATCGTGGCGACCAACTGGCGCACCTGGATCCCGCCGCACATCTTCGCGCTGCCCAAGCACGGCACGCTGAACGTGCACGACTCGCTGCTCCCCACCTACGCGGGTTTCTCGCCGCTGATCTGGGCCCTGATCAACGACGAGAAGGAGGTCGGCGTCACCGCGCACATGATGGACGAGACGCTGGACGCCGGTGACATCGTGCTGCAACGCGCCGTCCCGGTGGGCCCGCGCGACACGACCGCCGACCTGTTCCGCAAGACCCTGGAACTGTTCGGGCCGATCACCGTGGACGGGCTGGCCGAAATCGCCAAGGGCCGCACGGACTTCACCAAGCAGGACCGTTCGAAGGCCAGCTTCTTCCACAAGCGCGCCGAGGAGGACCTGCGCATCGACTGGACGTGGACGGCCGAGGAGTTGGACCGGCTGGTGCGCGCCCAGTGCGCGCCCTACCCGAGCGCGTTCTGCTTCCACCAGGGCAAGCGGCTGGAGATCGTCGAGGCCGACGTGTCCGTGGAGCGTTACGGCGGCACGCCCGGCCGGATCTTCTACCGCGAGGGTGACGGCGTCGCGATCGTCGCGGGCGCGGAGGCACGTCGTGGACGCAACCACGCCTTGCTGGTCAAGCGGGTGCGCACGGAGGACGGCACGGAGCTGGCGGCGTCCGAGTACTTCACGACCATGGGTGGGTACCTGACCAGCCGACCGTGA
- a CDS encoding beta-N-acetylhexosaminidase, which yields MGPAAPAHAAPETPLQHIVPAPVTATPRPGVTFTLSADTTIHTQPGSAAAKQVGEYLAGVLRPSTGYRLPVVPGASGRHISLLLVGADARVGEEGYQLDVTRRGVLIRARTAAGLFAGVQTFRQLLPAKVEARTKQPGPWTAPGGHVLDYPRYAHRGAMLDVARHFFSVDEVKRYIDQIALYKVNRLHLHLTDDQGWRLEIKSWPNLTAHGGSTEVGGGTGGHYTQEQYKDLVAYAAARHITVIPEIDMPGHTNAALSSYPELNCDGVAPPLYTGIEVGFSSLCIDKDITYKFVDDVLREVAALTPGEYLHIGGDEAHATTDPDFDLFMDKVLPLVAKHGKTATGWHEFVKSGPPASAVPQFWGTKTVAPDMVEAAARGSEIVLSPASKAYLDMKYDADTKLGLSWAGYTDVQDAYDWNPGAYIEGLPADAVRGVEAPLWSETITNSADLEFMAFPRLPAIAELGWSPWSTHDWDRFKVRLAAQAERWRAMDVNYYPSPQVPWK from the coding sequence ATGGGTCCGGCGGCTCCCGCCCACGCAGCTCCGGAGACGCCGTTGCAGCACATCGTGCCCGCCCCCGTCACAGCCACCCCGCGGCCGGGCGTGACGTTCACGCTCAGCGCCGACACCACGATCCACACCCAACCCGGCTCGGCAGCGGCCAAGCAGGTCGGCGAGTACCTGGCGGGCGTGCTGCGGCCGTCCACGGGCTACCGGCTGCCGGTCGTTCCGGGCGCGTCCGGGCGGCACATCTCGCTGCTGCTCGTCGGCGCGGACGCCCGCGTCGGCGAGGAGGGCTACCAACTCGACGTGACGCGGCGGGGCGTGCTGATCCGGGCGCGGACGGCCGCCGGCCTGTTCGCGGGCGTGCAGACGTTCCGGCAGCTCCTGCCCGCGAAGGTGGAGGCGAGGACCAAGCAGCCCGGACCGTGGACGGCGCCCGGCGGCCACGTGCTCGACTACCCGCGTTACGCCCACCGGGGCGCGATGCTCGACGTGGCCCGGCACTTCTTCTCCGTCGACGAGGTCAAGCGGTACATCGACCAGATCGCGCTGTACAAGGTGAACCGGCTGCACCTGCACCTGACCGACGACCAGGGCTGGCGGCTGGAGATCAAGAGCTGGCCGAACCTCACCGCGCACGGCGGCAGCACGGAGGTCGGCGGCGGCACGGGCGGCCACTACACGCAGGAGCAGTACAAAGACCTGGTGGCGTACGCCGCCGCGCGGCACATCACGGTGATCCCGGAGATCGACATGCCGGGCCACACGAACGCCGCGCTGTCGTCGTACCCGGAGCTGAACTGCGACGGCGTCGCCCCGCCGCTCTACACCGGCATCGAGGTCGGCTTCAGCTCGCTCTGCATCGACAAGGACATCACCTACAAGTTCGTGGACGACGTGCTGCGCGAGGTCGCCGCGCTCACCCCGGGCGAGTACCTCCACATCGGCGGCGACGAGGCGCACGCCACCACGGACCCGGACTTCGACCTGTTCATGGACAAGGTGCTGCCGCTGGTGGCGAAGCACGGCAAGACCGCCACCGGCTGGCACGAGTTCGTCAAGTCCGGTCCGCCCGCGTCGGCGGTGCCGCAGTTCTGGGGCACGAAGACTGTCGCGCCGGACATGGTCGAGGCCGCCGCGCGTGGCAGCGAGATCGTGCTGTCGCCGGCGAGCAAGGCGTACCTGGACATGAAGTACGACGCCGACACCAAGCTGGGGTTGAGCTGGGCCGGGTACACCGACGTGCAGGACGCGTACGACTGGAACCCCGGCGCGTACATCGAAGGGCTGCCGGCGGACGCGGTGCGCGGGGTCGAGGCTCCGCTGTGGAGCGAGACCATCACGAACTCCGCGGACCTGGAGTTCATGGCGTTCCCGCGGCTGCCCGCGATCGCGGAGCTGGGCTGGTCGCCGTGGTCGACGCACGACTGGGACCGGTTCAAGGTCCGGTTGGCCGCGCAGGCCGAGCGGTGGCGGGCGATGGACGTGAACTACTACCCGTCGCCGCAGGTGCCCTGGAAGTAG
- a CDS encoding HNH endonuclease family protein — MSGKRSTSLVSVVVLVLLIAIGYYLTQYQESTTPPPNTTPTGPAEPGDDPMAQLGALTVAPEGKMAGYSRDRFPHWSSHGNSCDTRELVLQRQGADVQTDGQCKATSGTWTSAYDGVVVTDAGDLDIDHTVALAEAWRSGADKWSDEQREKFANDLGGLQLIAVTAKSNRSKGDQDPAQWKPPVEAYWCTYARAVVSVKTLYALTVDEAERDALGAMLKTC, encoded by the coding sequence ATGAGCGGCAAGCGGTCGACCTCCTTGGTCAGCGTCGTCGTACTGGTCCTCTTGATCGCGATCGGCTACTACCTGACGCAATACCAGGAGTCGACCACCCCGCCGCCGAACACCACGCCGACCGGTCCGGCCGAGCCCGGTGACGATCCGATGGCGCAGCTGGGGGCGTTGACCGTGGCGCCGGAGGGGAAGATGGCCGGCTACAGTCGTGACCGCTTCCCGCACTGGAGCAGCCACGGGAACTCGTGTGACACGCGGGAGCTCGTGTTGCAGCGGCAGGGCGCGGACGTGCAGACCGACGGCCAGTGCAAGGCCACGTCCGGCACGTGGACCAGCGCGTACGACGGGGTCGTGGTCACCGACGCGGGCGATCTCGACATCGACCACACCGTGGCGTTGGCCGAGGCGTGGCGGTCGGGTGCGGACAAGTGGTCCGACGAGCAGCGCGAGAAGTTCGCCAACGACCTGGGCGGGTTGCAGCTGATCGCCGTGACGGCGAAGAGCAACCGGTCCAAGGGCGATCAGGACCCGGCGCAGTGGAAGCCGCCGGTGGAGGCGTACTGGTGCACGTACGCACGGGCCGTGGTGTCGGTGAAGACGTTGTACGCGCTGACCGTGGACGAGGCAGAGCGCGACGCGTTGGGCGCGATGCTCAAAACGTGCTGA
- a CDS encoding CYTH and CHAD domain-containing protein, translating to MNETERKYEAPGGTALPHLADLPGVAAVAGPEEQHLEAVYYDTADLRLARAGLTLRRRTGGDDAGWHLKLPVGVDTREEVRLPPGRAAKRPPKQLGSLVQVHARGNELEPVARIRTTRQRWQLVDEKGQLITEVVEDEVSGQSLADGSPVDTWREIEVELGERGDVEMLDRVEARLADAGIKRSTSSAKLTRLLADRMPATTPPPTGGKSAGDVVLSYLRAQADALKHEDPRVRREEHDAVHQLRVATRRMRSALQAFGSIVEREETRALTDELKWLAGTLGEARDLEVLRARFEDGLAALDPELVLGPVQAQLARHFAPLETAAHKSAVAALDSDRYFALLDAVDALIADPPFTPLARKNAAKVLPELIDKTYRRLAKRAESAHDDAGLHEARKAAKRLRYAVEVSEPRFGKPAKKYRKKLKAVQELLGEHQDGVVARPVLRELGAKAHADGENGFTFGVLHGREKAAAQYVEERFPSVWRGLGRPKL from the coding sequence GTGAACGAAACGGAACGCAAGTACGAGGCCCCTGGTGGCACCGCGCTGCCCCACCTGGCCGATCTGCCGGGTGTGGCAGCGGTCGCCGGGCCGGAGGAACAACACCTGGAAGCGGTCTACTACGACACCGCCGACCTGAGGTTGGCGCGGGCCGGGTTGACGCTGCGCCGCCGCACCGGCGGTGACGACGCGGGCTGGCACCTGAAGCTGCCGGTCGGCGTGGACACCCGCGAAGAGGTGCGGTTGCCGCCGGGCCGTGCGGCCAAGCGCCCGCCCAAGCAGCTCGGCTCACTGGTGCAGGTGCACGCCCGAGGCAACGAGCTGGAGCCGGTCGCACGCATCCGGACCACGCGCCAGCGCTGGCAGTTGGTCGACGAGAAAGGCCAGCTGATCACCGAGGTGGTCGAGGACGAGGTGTCCGGGCAGTCCCTGGCGGACGGCTCGCCGGTCGACACGTGGCGTGAGATCGAGGTGGAGCTGGGCGAACGCGGTGACGTCGAGATGCTCGACCGGGTGGAGGCCAGGCTGGCGGACGCGGGGATCAAGCGGTCCACGTCGTCGGCGAAGCTGACCCGGCTGCTGGCCGACCGGATGCCCGCGACCACGCCGCCGCCGACCGGTGGCAAGTCCGCCGGTGACGTGGTGCTGAGCTACCTGCGGGCGCAGGCCGATGCGTTGAAGCACGAAGACCCGCGCGTGCGCCGGGAAGAGCACGACGCCGTGCACCAGCTGCGGGTGGCGACACGACGGATGCGCAGCGCGCTCCAGGCGTTCGGCTCGATCGTGGAGCGCGAGGAGACCCGGGCACTGACCGACGAGCTGAAGTGGCTCGCGGGAACCCTCGGCGAAGCCCGTGATCTCGAGGTGCTGCGGGCCCGGTTCGAGGACGGCCTGGCGGCGCTGGACCCGGAGCTGGTGCTCGGCCCGGTCCAGGCGCAGCTCGCCCGGCACTTCGCGCCGCTGGAGACCGCCGCGCACAAGTCGGCGGTGGCGGCGTTGGACAGCGATCGGTACTTCGCCCTGCTCGACGCCGTCGACGCGCTGATCGCCGACCCGCCGTTCACGCCGTTGGCGCGCAAGAACGCCGCGAAGGTGCTGCCGGAGCTGATCGACAAGACCTACCGCAGGCTGGCCAAACGTGCCGAAAGCGCGCACGACGACGCCGGGTTGCACGAGGCGCGGAAGGCGGCCAAGCGGCTGCGGTACGCGGTGGAGGTGTCCGAGCCGCGGTTCGGCAAGCCGGCCAAGAAGTACCGCAAGAAGCTCAAGGCGGTGCAGGAACTGCTGGGCGAGCACCAGGACGGCGTGGTGGCGCGGCCGGTGCTGCGGGAGCTCGGCGCGAAGGCCCACGCCGACGGCGAGAACGGCTTCACGTTCGGCGTGCTGCACGGCCGGGAGAAGGCTGCGGCCCAGTACGTCGAGGAGCGGTTCCCCTCGGTCTGGCGCGGTCTGGGGCGGCCGAAGCTGTAG